From the Thermovirga lienii DSM 17291 genome, one window contains:
- a CDS encoding Carnitine O-acetyltransferase (PFAM: Choline/Carnitine o-acyltransferase~InterPro IPR000542~KEGG: sse:Ssed_1774 carnitine O-acetyltransferase~PFAM: acyltransferase ChoActase/COT/CPT family~PRIAM: Carnitine O-acetyltransferase~SPTR: Carnitine O-acetyltransferase) — MQNIPKLPVPPLEETARRYLSWIAPFVDSSVLKEAEECVEELLSENGAGIFLQRKLEDFSQREDVANWLEPFWIEAYLSERRSLPLYSNNVFYKLALPPTSNEKEKIWRAASLCHWAGRFYNLVMQDELEPEWDHGQRLCMSQYKKLFGTTRIPRKSIDEIVSICDGEGSAVSRHITVIREGCMAFVDILDENGEVFPVERLASGFMHILKNINHREGIIGAGVFTALPREEWASIWEILEREELNRHTLNKLKSSLFVLSFDDASPRTLEDFTIKGLVGSGRNRWCDKSLDIIVFEDGQVGLTMEHTYLDGSVVVRLCSYLVSNVKKEQVGYFGAEDCLPWEKGVLLGDEELEGKLAEAEKWLESAKAKSFFRVVEQEDIGRTSLRLKGITPDAFCQMTLQLAQYKAMGKFVNSYETIMMRHYHHGRTEALRAVTFESKEFVRTMLDKLSSPNKKWEAYIRAQKKHKMRIALCKSAKGVERHLFGLKSIYDHGDMFGVTLKSPPSLFESRSWKILNHSTIATSTSSPDGLELVCYGPVVEDGFGGRYLVFDDKVFFCLSARKEQAETLEILSKSLMEAIIMTYRIANL; from the coding sequence ATGCAAAATATACCAAAGTTGCCGGTACCGCCTCTGGAAGAGACGGCAAGGAGGTACTTGTCGTGGATTGCACCTTTTGTGGATTCGAGCGTTCTGAAGGAAGCAGAAGAATGTGTGGAGGAGCTTCTGTCGGAAAACGGAGCAGGGATATTCCTTCAGCGTAAATTGGAGGATTTTTCGCAAAGGGAAGACGTGGCCAATTGGCTCGAACCCTTCTGGATAGAGGCGTACCTTTCTGAGAGACGTTCCCTCCCTCTTTACAGCAACAACGTGTTCTATAAGCTAGCCCTGCCTCCAACTTCGAACGAGAAAGAAAAAATATGGCGAGCGGCTAGCTTATGTCACTGGGCAGGAAGATTTTACAACCTCGTAATGCAAGATGAGCTGGAGCCTGAATGGGACCATGGCCAAAGGTTGTGCATGTCTCAGTACAAGAAGCTTTTCGGCACCACCAGGATACCCCGAAAGTCCATTGATGAGATAGTTAGTATCTGCGATGGAGAAGGAAGCGCTGTATCTAGGCATATAACGGTCATACGCGAAGGGTGTATGGCCTTTGTGGATATATTGGACGAAAATGGCGAAGTTTTTCCCGTGGAAAGACTTGCCAGCGGCTTTATGCATATCCTGAAAAACATAAACCATAGGGAGGGCATAATTGGGGCGGGGGTTTTCACTGCCCTTCCCAGAGAAGAGTGGGCTTCTATATGGGAGATCCTTGAAAGGGAAGAGCTGAACCGACATACGTTAAATAAGCTAAAGTCTTCCCTGTTTGTTTTGTCCTTTGATGATGCTTCACCACGAACGTTGGAGGATTTCACCATCAAGGGACTTGTGGGCTCAGGTAGAAACAGGTGGTGTGACAAATCCTTGGATATTATCGTATTCGAGGATGGTCAGGTGGGTTTGACCATGGAACACACCTATCTTGATGGATCTGTTGTGGTAAGGCTCTGCTCCTATTTGGTCTCCAACGTCAAGAAGGAACAGGTTGGTTACTTCGGTGCGGAAGATTGTTTGCCTTGGGAGAAAGGTGTGTTACTTGGAGACGAGGAGTTGGAGGGAAAGCTGGCCGAGGCCGAAAAATGGCTTGAATCAGCCAAGGCAAAGAGCTTTTTTCGAGTAGTGGAGCAAGAGGATATAGGGAGGACTTCTCTGCGCCTCAAAGGAATAACTCCCGATGCCTTTTGCCAGATGACCTTACAGTTGGCTCAGTACAAAGCAATGGGCAAGTTCGTCAACTCCTATGAGACCATAATGATGCGCCACTACCACCACGGCAGGACGGAGGCCCTAAGGGCCGTTACATTCGAATCCAAGGAGTTTGTGAGGACCATGCTGGATAAGCTCTCCTCGCCCAATAAAAAATGGGAAGCCTACATAAGGGCTCAAAAGAAGCACAAGATGCGTATCGCCCTGTGCAAGTCTGCAAAAGGAGTGGAAAGGCACCTTTTCGGATTAAAAAGCATTTATGACCACGGCGACATGTTCGGGGTGACACTAAAGAGTCCTCCGTCTTTGTTTGAATCCAGGTCGTGGAAGATCTTGAATCACTCAACTATCGCTACAAGCACAAGCAGTCCCGATGGCTTGGAATTGGTATGCTATGGTCCAGTGGTGGAGGATGGATTCGGTGGAAGGTATTTAGTCTTCGATGATAAGGTCTTTTTCTGTTTGAGTGCTCGAAAAGAACAGGCCGAGACGCTGGAAATTCTTTCGAAGAGCCTTATGGAGGCCATAATCATGACGTACAGAATTGCAAACTTATAG
- a CDS encoding short chain enoyl-CoA hydratase (PFAM: Enoyl-CoA hydratase/isomerase family~COGs: COG1024 Enoyl-CoA hydratase/carnithine racemase~InterPro IPR001753~KEGG: ank:AnaeK_2009 enoyl-CoA hydratase/isomerase~PFAM: Enoyl-CoA hydratase/isomerase~SPTR: Enoyl-CoA hydratase/isomerase) — MEGTAKVSVLASVLEGGIGRVTLNRPESMNTFTLELAQELNDALWAMEEDERVKVVVLDAAGKHFSTGIDLKEFLAQERHELREFLRIMDQHNFTLFRMAKPVVAAVQGYALANGTGLALACDFIIAADNAVFGTTAVNVGLICLEPGYQLSRWIGPKRALQYVLTGEFIPACKAHEMGVVWKVVPQEALLEEAMSFARTLAEKSPLAVRTGKRSLQQMEGLPLERAIEFAGERFAALGLSEDAKEGLAAFLQKRKPVWKER; from the coding sequence TTGGAAGGTACAGCAAAAGTTAGTGTATTGGCTTCTGTGCTCGAAGGTGGCATTGGAAGGGTAACGCTGAACAGACCTGAGAGCATGAACACCTTCACCTTGGAGTTGGCTCAAGAGCTGAATGATGCTCTTTGGGCGATGGAGGAGGATGAAAGGGTAAAGGTCGTTGTATTGGACGCGGCGGGGAAACATTTTTCTACGGGTATAGATTTGAAGGAGTTTCTTGCCCAAGAACGGCACGAGTTGAGGGAGTTTCTCAGGATTATGGATCAGCATAACTTCACCCTTTTCAGGATGGCCAAACCGGTTGTTGCAGCTGTTCAGGGGTATGCCCTTGCCAACGGCACAGGTTTGGCCTTGGCGTGCGATTTCATTATAGCGGCTGACAACGCCGTTTTCGGTACCACTGCGGTGAACGTGGGATTGATATGCCTTGAACCGGGATACCAGCTTTCTAGGTGGATAGGTCCCAAGAGGGCTTTGCAGTACGTTCTGACGGGAGAGTTCATTCCTGCTTGTAAGGCCCATGAAATGGGGGTCGTCTGGAAGGTCGTTCCACAGGAAGCTTTGTTGGAGGAGGCAATGAGCTTTGCGCGAACTCTTGCGGAGAAAAGCCCCCTTGCTGTCAGAACCGGTAAAAGGTCCTTACAGCAGATGGAAGGTCTACCCTTGGAGAGGGCCATAGAGTTTGCCGGCGAAAGGTTTGCGGCCTTAGGGCTTTCGGAGGACGCTAAAGAAGGCCTGGCTGCCTTTCTGCAGAAAAGAAAGCCGGTGTGGAAAGAAAGATAG
- a CDS encoding hypothetical protein (KEGG: pdi:BDI_0627 cytochrome c biogenesis protein~SPTR: Putative uncharacterized protein): MASRMTTGGRSYVVARNSAKGDFELVSRMKYPYVIIEGKRPLLRLVKFVDFMSSTPDPVENGFFVACSRPYEGENITYEGYASVIVEVMDYVKKSGLRCCIIFSSSACVYVHPDETIEASVTPDEYIDLV; the protein is encoded by the coding sequence ATGGCAAGCAGGATGACCACAGGGGGAAGGTCCTACGTGGTAGCCAGAAACTCTGCAAAGGGAGATTTCGAGCTCGTAAGTAGGATGAAGTACCCTTACGTAATCATAGAAGGTAAAAGGCCTCTATTGAGGCTGGTGAAGTTCGTAGATTTCATGTCAAGCACTCCCGATCCGGTGGAGAACGGTTTCTTTGTGGCGTGCTCCCGCCCATACGAAGGGGAGAACATAACCTACGAGGGTTACGCCTCGGTCATAGTCGAAGTTATGGACTACGTGAAAAAATCTGGTCTCCGGTGTTGTATAATTTTCTCGTCCTCGGCCTGTGTTTATGTCCATCCTGATGAAACTATAGAAGCCTCTGTTACTCCAGATGAATACATAGACCTTGTATAA
- a CDS encoding protein of unknown function DUF6 transmembrane (PFAM: EamA-like transporter family~InterPro IPR000620~KEGG: tte:TTE2629 DMT family permease~PFAM: protein of unknown function DUF6 transmembrane~SPTR: Putative integral membrane protein DUF6): protein MLYILGLLLAVFASALWGTTGPFFRIAGQWGLDVITVNFVRYAVCSLALLFFVKKGNTKSWDWKSPLFILGSSGMLLSSLGLNVAFMRISIGLSMVIYYSAPCWVMLGSWLFWRHKVTMVQVVAFFMALLGIWKALGGAQAQGTLDLVGVAAALLAAMGYATYVLNGHFGPGRNDRLGMYARTFFVATAIMTALAIYSGNLGVLLGIPLRAWLVLFYLAVFCTLIPYGLFILSLRFISGNAASIATMSEVPFSMMWAFFILSEVPETSAVVGGAIVLSGVALMSLERKPRRSSLGKKGERGSSPAE, encoded by the coding sequence ATGTTGTATATCTTAGGGCTTCTGCTTGCTGTTTTTGCCTCTGCCCTTTGGGGGACCACAGGGCCCTTTTTCCGGATAGCTGGTCAGTGGGGATTGGACGTCATAACGGTCAACTTCGTAAGGTATGCCGTATGCTCTTTGGCGCTGTTGTTTTTCGTCAAAAAAGGAAACACAAAGTCATGGGATTGGAAAAGTCCTCTTTTCATCCTCGGTTCTTCTGGTATGCTCTTGAGCAGTTTAGGGCTCAACGTGGCCTTCATGAGGATATCTATAGGACTTTCCATGGTCATATATTACAGTGCTCCTTGTTGGGTGATGTTGGGAAGCTGGCTTTTTTGGCGCCATAAGGTCACGATGGTTCAGGTTGTCGCTTTCTTCATGGCTTTGCTTGGTATTTGGAAGGCCTTAGGTGGGGCCCAAGCTCAAGGCACGTTGGACCTTGTAGGAGTGGCAGCTGCTTTGTTGGCGGCCATGGGGTATGCTACCTATGTCTTGAACGGGCACTTTGGACCAGGTAGGAACGATAGATTGGGCATGTATGCCAGGACCTTCTTTGTGGCCACGGCCATAATGACGGCCTTGGCCATTTATTCTGGCAATTTGGGAGTTTTACTTGGTATTCCTCTGAGGGCTTGGCTGGTGCTCTTTTATCTTGCGGTGTTTTGTACACTCATTCCTTATGGCCTTTTCATTCTGTCCTTGAGGTTCATATCTGGCAATGCTGCTTCCATAGCAACCATGAGCGAAGTTCCCTTCTCCATGATGTGGGCCTTCTTTATTTTATCTGAAGTGCCTGAAACTTCAGCAGTTGTAGGTGGTGCCATAGTGCTTTCAGGGGTGGCGTTGATGTCTCTTGAGCGTAAGCCGAGGAGAAGCTCTTTGGGGAAAAAGGGGGAGAGGGGTTCCTCTCCCGCAGAATGA